The DNA segment TTGCGTTTTGAGGGTCTGCTTCTATCAGAGAGTCTCTGATTTGAATGGATAGGATTCTGACCAGAGGCGGAGACAGCCATATGTGCGGGTCTGTGAGGAAATTTTCGCTATGGTCACGATGTTCTTTTTCTCCGTGGAGATGTTCCTGCATTGGTTGTTTGACGACGCATTCACTGAGATGAACGATTTTTAAGTTCGTATTTGCAGATTTAAATCTTGGAAGCCATGCCTGCTCAAACGGAACCCCTATGGCGAAATAGATAGCCGCTTTGCTGAGCTGCGCCATTTGTCGAGGCTGTGGCTCGTATATGGCAGGGCTACGGCCCGGTCTGACCATTATATTTACATCAACTAGATCTCCTCCAATTTTTTTTACAAAATACTTCTGTGGAACAATGGAAACCGTCACCTGTAAAGGAGCGGTGTGCGCAACTGTGCCGATTAACAGAAGCGCGATCGTAAATATGTATTTCAATTTGCAAGCGGACATGAGCTTCTCCATGTAAAAGATAAGAAATCAGTTAGCTGTATATTCGATGAACAGGTAAGGAATAATGTTAACTTTTTATAAATGATTTGGATAAATTTATCCCATTTGGGGTGAAAAACAAGTAGAATGATGCGGTGTTTCTTTTATATGGAAGCACCGCTTTCTTTTTGTCTAAAATGTATAAAATCCTTCCTCATCTCTGCATTTAATGTTCACCAAATGTCAAATATGTATAATTTGACTTATTTTGTTCTTATTTGGCACGAAGAGTGCTCTATACGTTTAGAATATGCGTATCTGAATTAGTTTTTTGCAAAATTGGCAAATATTATGTTTTTTGACGATATCAAAATACATAAATGTAAAAAATAGTAAAATGTCGAGATGAGTGGGAGGGTTTAAAAATGAATGCAGCGGATACT comes from the Maridesulfovibrio ferrireducens genome and includes:
- a CDS encoding metal ABC transporter solute-binding protein, Zn/Mn family; protein product: MSACKLKYIFTIALLLIGTVAHTAPLQVTVSIVPQKYFVKKIGGDLVDVNIMVRPGRSPAIYEPQPRQMAQLSKAAIYFAIGVPFEQAWLPRFKSANTNLKIVHLSECVVKQPMQEHLHGEKEHRDHSENFLTDPHIWLSPPLVRILSIQIRDSLIEADPQNANIYRKNYYTFAEEIDELDNELINTFKGSTNQQSFMVYHPSWGYFARAYGLRQIPIELEGKEPSPKEMTHIIDFARKNSVSTIFIQPQFSRKSAQAIASSIGARILVADPLSADWDENLRKTAKAFLNGSR